A window of Nocardia arthritidis genomic DNA:
AGTCCGGTCATAGCGGACAGGGCCTCGGCGACCTCTTGGACACTGGCGCGGATGTAGGTGGCTGTTTGTCCGGTGCGGCTGTCTGGTTCGGTGTGTCCGGCGTAGGCGCGGGCGACGGCGTAGCCGAAGTTGCGCTCCACCCAGGTCAGAGTGGTGTGCCTTGTTTCCGCGGTGATCGTGTGCGTTTGTGTGGTGTTGTGTTTGGCGGGTGGGCCGATCGTTGTGCGGTTTGTGATGCCGTTGGCTGTTGGTGTTGTGATTGGCTTGAAGGGTTTGTGATTGAGATCACTTGGGGTTCTGGGAATTTCGTGTGTTCCTGGTTCGGGGTGAGGGGGCCGAGGTGTGTGTGATGGTGGGGGTGGATTGGTTTGTGTTGTTGAGGTGGCGGTAGATCGTGGCGCGGGTGACGCCGAATTCGGCGGCGATTTGGGCGACGGTGTAGCGGTGTTTGCCGTCTTCATCGGTTTCGTCATACATGTGTTGGGACAGTTCGATTTGGCGTGGGCCGAGTTTGGGTTTCTGGCCGCCGGTGCGGCCGCGGGCTCGGGCGGCGGCGAGTCCGTCGCGGGTGCGTTCGGACATCAGGGCGTGCTCGAATTCGGCGATGGCGCCGAGGATTTGGAAGAACATGCGGCCGATGGTGGTGGAGGTGTCGATGCCTTGGTCGAGCACCAGTAGGTCGACGCCGCGGGCCTGGAGTGTCGCGGCCAGGTGGATGAGGTGTTCCAGTGAGCGTCCGAGCCGGTCGAGTTTGGTGACTACCAGCTGATCGCCGTCGCGGGTGGCCACCAGCAGCGCCTTGTCGAGCTCGGGTCGGCTGGCCAGTGTGCCGGATGCCTTGTCGATGAAGATCTGTTCGCAGCCTGCGGCGGTGAGCGCGTCGTGCTGCGCTTCGGGGCGTTGGTCCGGGGTGGAGACTCGTCCGTAGCCGATCCTCACGCCGGGAGCGTATCGCAAACCCCTATGGTGCGACATTGGCGCGAACACGGTATGTGAGACACCTCGGACCTGCGGAGATGATCGGTGCGTCAGTGTGTCTTGCGAACGTTCATTATCGAGACGGTGTTGTCTCGTCGATTGCTCGATGTGGTGTGTTTCGAGAGGGCGGACGGCCGCTGGTGGGTGCGGTCGTGTTCGGCGTCCTGGGCGAGGGGCGCGGTTGGTTTGGTGGCGGCGCGCAGGTGGAGGATTTCGTCGTGTTGGGCGGCGAGGCGGGCGAGGGCGTGGGTTCGGAAGTCGGTGAGTTCCTCGATGGTCGAATTGGCTTGGGCCAGGTGTGTTTTGAGCTTGTCTATGTCTGCTTTCAACCGTTGGATCTGTGCGGTTTTCGGGTTGGGTGTTTGGCCGGTGTGCTTCAGTTGCTGGAGTCGGTGTTCGAACTCGGTGCGTAGGTGTGTGTAGGGGCGGGTGCCGTAGAAGGCGGTGCGGTCGATGCCGGATTCGAGCGCGAGGGTTTTGATGTCGCAGTTGCCGCCGGGCGGGATCTCGCCGCGCAGCAGCCGGTCCATGGTGGCGCGGATGCGGTTCTCGTTCTGGGTGCGTTGGGCAGCATTGATTCTCACGGCTTTTCCTCGCTGGGTGTTGGTGTTGTTGCGGCGTCGATGTCGGCGATGACGCGCAGGGCGCGGTGGTGGTCGGCTTGCAGGCGGGCGTGTTCGGTGGTGCGGGTTCTGCCGAGCTGGCCGAGGAAGGTTTTGGTGCGTTCGGCGTGTTC
This region includes:
- a CDS encoding recombinase family protein — encoded protein: MRIGYGRVSTPDQRPEAQHDALTAAGCEQIFIDKASGTLASRPELDKALLVATRDGDQLVVTKLDRLGRSLEHLIHLAATLQARGVDLLVLDQGIDTSTTIGRMFFQILGAIAEFEHALMSERTRDGLAAARARGRTGGQKPKLGPRQIELSQHMYDETDEDGKHRYTVAQIAAEFGVTRATIYRHLNNTNQSTPTITHTSAPSPRTRNTRNSQNPK